One genomic window of Indioceanicola profundi includes the following:
- the nuoE gene encoding NADH-quinone oxidoreductase subunit NuoE — translation MSATNGASQHEPGSFEFTPENLELANRIIAKYPPGRQQSAVMPLLDLAQRQNGKWLSTVAIDYVADMLGMPRIRAHEVATFYTMYNLKPVGKHFVQVCTTTPCWLRGSDDIVHACEKKLGVRLGETTPDGQFTVIEVECLGACVNAPMVQINDDYYEDLTPETMEKVLDALARGETPPDGPQNGRIRSCPAGGPTTLIEQARRVGVKPAGQA, via the coding sequence ATGAGTGCGACCAACGGCGCTTCCCAGCACGAGCCGGGGTCTTTCGAGTTCACGCCCGAGAACCTGGAACTGGCCAACCGCATCATCGCCAAGTATCCGCCGGGACGCCAGCAGAGCGCGGTGATGCCGCTGCTCGATCTGGCGCAGCGGCAGAACGGCAAGTGGCTGTCCACCGTCGCCATCGACTATGTGGCCGACATGCTGGGCATGCCGCGCATCCGCGCGCATGAGGTCGCGACCTTCTACACGATGTACAACCTGAAGCCGGTGGGTAAGCACTTCGTGCAGGTCTGCACGACGACGCCCTGCTGGCTGCGCGGGTCGGACGACATCGTGCATGCCTGCGAGAAGAAGCTGGGCGTCCGCCTGGGCGAGACCACGCCGGACGGGCAGTTCACCGTGATCGAGGTGGAGTGCCTGGGGGCCTGCGTGAACGCGCCGATGGTGCAGATCAACGACGATTATTACGAGGACCTCACGCCGGAGACGATGGAGAAGGTCCTGGACGCGCTGGCCCGCGGCGAGACCCCGCCGGATGGTCCCCAGAACGGCCGCATCCGGTCCTGCCCGGCGGGCGGACCCACGACGCTGATCGAGCAGGCCAGGCGCGTCGGCGTCAAGCCGGCCGGTCAGGCCTGA